The Flavobacterium commune genome contains a region encoding:
- a CDS encoding O-antigen ligase family protein, with amino-acid sequence MNKLKTTSSMLLSVSRVLLVVFVTILILVIPQLNFSEYVLPTITSKMIYFLYGCMIICGIYTLKIVFSKEIKFSISKIDIALFVLVFYITLNRYFIQSQYGFSIRYVELLGLSFFYVVLRTIAIKNYSWLLLSVVVSGVIQAVYGNLQLLGYYDSNHSLFKMTGSFFNPGPYAGFLVCVWTIALGMYLFKDDIIMQVQSHKKNNSLFLNDLVKFVFEYIPLLGVISMAIVFPSLQSRASWIAATVSSLVLLELKYHFFKIVFKIVTSRFQKMAVISILIIIFIIGLFSLYHYKKASSDGRVFIWKVTTEMIADNPVFGVGFDRFKTYYMNYQANYFAKNGETTESLVADNVYYAFNEGVQFVSENGLIGLVLLFFVLYILFQTKSNKEDQAISIIAKTALLTIGIFGCLSYPMQILPIKIILIMALALLACLDLNVFELKLSQNNMPLSLYKTMFLLFNIILTINQSIYINTLDKGFKTWQAAALPFESYETVLKDYKTAYPIFKNEGDFLMSYGKTLSLAGKNTQAITILEEAKQYLNTTVIQTALGDAYKGAKQYKKAETAYQKAYNMCPSKFYPMYLLVKLYDETDNKKQVLIMANNILNKGVKIPSTAIKEIREEINQILIKYKNPLD; translated from the coding sequence ATGAATAAATTAAAAACAACATCATCGATGCTTCTTAGTGTTTCAAGAGTACTTCTTGTTGTTTTTGTTACTATACTTATTTTGGTTATACCTCAGCTGAATTTTTCAGAATATGTATTGCCTACTATTACGAGTAAGATGATTTATTTTCTTTATGGTTGTATGATTATTTGTGGTATTTACACTTTAAAAATTGTTTTTTCTAAAGAAATAAAATTCTCTATTTCTAAAATTGATATTGCGCTTTTTGTATTGGTGTTTTATATCACTTTGAACCGCTATTTTATTCAATCACAATATGGATTTTCCATTCGTTATGTAGAATTATTGGGACTTAGTTTCTTTTATGTTGTGTTGAGAACTATTGCTATTAAAAATTATTCTTGGTTATTGTTGTCTGTAGTCGTTTCTGGAGTAATCCAAGCCGTGTATGGTAATCTTCAACTACTAGGATATTATGATTCCAACCATTCGTTGTTTAAAATGACGGGCAGTTTTTTTAATCCTGGACCTTATGCCGGTTTTTTGGTTTGTGTTTGGACTATTGCTTTAGGAATGTATCTGTTTAAAGATGATATAATAATGCAAGTACAATCACATAAAAAAAACAACTCTCTATTTTTAAACGACCTTGTTAAATTCGTTTTTGAATACATTCCTTTATTAGGAGTTATCAGTATGGCTATTGTATTTCCTTCTTTACAATCCAGAGCTTCCTGGATAGCAGCTACAGTAAGTAGCTTAGTTTTGTTAGAGTTAAAGTATCATTTTTTTAAAATAGTATTTAAAATAGTAACTAGCCGTTTTCAAAAAATGGCTGTTATTTCAATCCTCATCATTATTTTCATTATTGGACTTTTTAGTTTGTATCATTATAAAAAGGCTTCTTCAGATGGACGTGTTTTTATTTGGAAAGTGACCACTGAAATGATTGCTGATAATCCTGTTTTTGGTGTGGGTTTTGACAGATTCAAAACTTATTATATGAATTATCAAGCTAATTATTTTGCTAAAAATGGCGAAACCACAGAATCATTAGTAGCAGATAATGTTTATTATGCTTTTAATGAGGGGGTGCAGTTTGTATCCGAAAATGGTTTGATTGGATTAGTGTTATTGTTTTTTGTACTGTATATTTTGTTTCAAACAAAATCAAATAAAGAGGATCAAGCAATATCTATAATAGCCAAAACGGCACTACTTACTATTGGAATTTTTGGCTGTTTATCCTATCCTATGCAAATTCTCCCCATAAAAATTATACTCATCATGGCTTTGGCTTTATTAGCCTGTTTGGATTTAAATGTTTTTGAACTTAAACTGTCACAAAATAATATGCCATTAAGTTTATATAAAACCATGTTTTTATTGTTTAACATTATTCTTACTATTAATCAAAGTATTTACATCAATACACTCGATAAAGGTTTTAAAACATGGCAAGCAGCTGCATTACCTTTCGAGAGTTATGAAACTGTTTTAAAAGATTATAAAACAGCATATCCTATTTTTAAAAATGAAGGTGATTTTTTAATGAGCTATGGGAAAACATTGTCTTTGGCAGGAAAAAATACCCAAGCTATCACAATCTTAGAAGAAGCTAAACAGTATTTGAATACTACTGTTATACAAACGGCTTTAGGAGATGCCTATAAAGGAGCAAAACAATACAAGAAAGCTGAAACAGCATACCAGAAGGCTTACAATATGTGTCCTTCTAAATTTTACCCCATGTATTTATTGGTGAAATTATACGATGAAACTGATAATAAAAAACAGGTGTTAATAATGGCAAATAATATACTCAACAAGGGAGTCAAAATTCCCTCAACAGCTATTAAAGAAATACGAGAAGAAATAAATCAGATTTTGATAAAATATAAAAATCCTCTGGATTAA
- a CDS encoding Plug domain-containing protein — MFEVLYKNCRIFSFLCLVLTSVFLQAQDKNTTLDVEKVYLHTDRPTYFLGEDLWYKAYNVKASNNLLFDNSNILYVELISSDSKIIARNKTNLEMGLGHGDFQLQDSLDVKPGKYQLRAYTNWNRNFGDDFVFKKEIEIIDVFETDSSKEIKSDLSSKSSAKIIEKQNTLKVDFFPEGGSLIENVSSVVGFKAVDTTGKPIEIKGEIYDSDNELVTSFQSVHDGMGKLQMLPIEGKSYYAKIKNLNGEELQVKLPKVLQQGYILSFRNFKGRNILTISTNETTLQQNPNAVLTVVCKAKGISYLETTQILTETTLSFELPKDKALGGISQITIFDNSNKPQSERLVYFEKEQDLDVQIATDKTTYQPDEKVTLNVSSKTKEGAAKSASFSLSVTDTNGVEDANLDSNICSYFLMESDIKGKIYHPGYYFEAKNPKRLEHLDNLLLTQGWRDFVWKTLPTPKTEFKVEKGITISGRVKQLFADKPLVNNNLTLALMSKKNRNIFNTNTDSIGHFEFKNLMFSGKTNMYLNTRDEKGKFRGEIVLDSIEQDPITVLFKKEPINLNETTNSVAENVYKKFIAYGVKRENVLKEVVIKAKNKFIRPVFYGAVDYSYIADKNTKTLATIYDVLDKVPGILVVDRAISVIGARLMGVGVRDETPEGEPIPDKSPLILIDGSPMIDSSQLDWILPTDVEKIDVIQSSIVKDLFILEKETDGSVISIFTNGKRGNKPKKDPFQSIKQELEGFYTARVFYSQDPEKLDLELYKKASVRNTIYWNPYVHPDKTGNASVNYFNTKVETKVKVTLEGITSNGIPVVKNLYYDIKK; from the coding sequence ATGTTTGAAGTATTATATAAAAATTGCCGTATCTTTAGTTTTTTATGCTTGGTTTTAACTTCTGTATTCTTACAAGCACAGGACAAAAACACAACTCTTGATGTTGAAAAAGTCTATCTCCATACCGATCGTCCCACCTATTTTCTTGGTGAAGATTTATGGTACAAAGCCTATAATGTAAAAGCTTCTAATAATTTGCTTTTTGATAACAGCAATATTCTATATGTAGAATTAATTTCCTCCGATTCAAAAATAATTGCCCGTAACAAAACCAATTTAGAAATGGGCTTAGGGCATGGTGATTTTCAATTGCAGGATTCTTTAGATGTAAAACCAGGAAAATACCAATTACGGGCTTACACCAATTGGAACCGGAATTTTGGAGATGATTTTGTGTTCAAAAAAGAGATTGAAATTATAGATGTTTTTGAAACAGATTCTTCAAAAGAGATTAAGAGCGATCTTAGTTCAAAATCTTCTGCGAAAATCATCGAAAAGCAAAATACTTTAAAAGTCGATTTTTTCCCAGAAGGAGGTTCGCTTATTGAAAATGTATCCAGTGTGGTAGGTTTTAAAGCGGTTGATACAACGGGAAAACCAATTGAAATTAAAGGAGAAATTTACGATTCGGATAATGAATTAGTCACTTCTTTTCAAAGTGTGCATGATGGTATGGGAAAACTTCAAATGTTACCAATAGAAGGTAAAAGTTATTATGCGAAAATTAAAAATCTAAATGGAGAAGAGCTTCAAGTGAAACTTCCAAAAGTTTTACAACAAGGTTATATATTGTCTTTTAGAAATTTCAAAGGCAGAAATATTCTAACAATTTCTACAAATGAAACTACATTACAACAAAATCCGAATGCAGTTTTAACTGTGGTTTGCAAAGCCAAAGGAATTTCTTATCTGGAAACAACACAAATTTTAACAGAAACCACGCTGTCGTTTGAATTACCCAAAGACAAAGCTCTTGGAGGCATTAGCCAAATCACGATATTCGATAATAGCAATAAACCACAAAGTGAACGATTGGTTTACTTTGAAAAAGAACAAGATTTAGATGTTCAAATCGCAACTGATAAAACGACCTATCAACCCGATGAAAAAGTAACGTTGAATGTAAGTTCTAAAACGAAAGAAGGAGCAGCCAAATCAGCTAGTTTTTCATTGAGTGTAACTGATACTAATGGAGTTGAAGATGCTAATTTAGATTCAAACATTTGCTCTTATTTCTTAATGGAATCTGATATTAAGGGCAAAATATATCATCCAGGATATTATTTTGAAGCAAAAAACCCCAAACGATTAGAGCATTTAGATAATTTATTATTAACTCAGGGCTGGCGAGATTTTGTGTGGAAAACATTACCAACTCCTAAAACCGAATTTAAAGTAGAAAAAGGAATTACAATTTCAGGTAGAGTAAAACAGCTTTTTGCTGATAAACCATTGGTAAATAATAATCTGACATTGGCTTTAATGAGTAAAAAGAATCGCAATATTTTTAATACAAATACAGATTCTATTGGTCATTTTGAATTTAAAAATTTGATGTTTTCCGGAAAAACAAATATGTATTTGAATACCAGAGACGAAAAAGGTAAATTCAGAGGTGAAATTGTTTTGGACTCAATAGAACAAGATCCGATAACTGTTTTGTTTAAAAAAGAACCAATCAATTTAAATGAGACAACTAATTCTGTTGCTGAAAATGTGTACAAGAAATTTATCGCTTATGGAGTAAAACGAGAAAATGTTTTGAAAGAAGTTGTAATTAAAGCCAAAAATAAATTTATCAGGCCAGTTTTTTATGGAGCTGTTGATTATAGTTATATAGCAGATAAAAACACTAAAACATTAGCGACTATTTATGATGTTTTAGATAAAGTTCCAGGTATTTTAGTTGTTGATAGAGCGATTAGTGTTATAGGTGCTCGTCTTATGGGGGTGGGTGTACGCGACGAAACACCGGAAGGTGAACCTATACCTGACAAAAGTCCACTAATTTTAATAGATGGTAGTCCAATGATAGATTCCAGTCAATTAGATTGGATTTTACCTACTGATGTCGAAAAAATAGATGTAATACAAAGTTCAATTGTTAAAGATTTATTTATATTAGAAAAGGAAACTGATGGAAGTGTTATTTCCATTTTTACAAATGGGAAGAGAGGAAATAAACCTAAAAAAGATCCATTTCAATCTATTAAACAAGAACTTGAAGGATTTTATACCGCTCGTGTTTTTTACTCTCAAGACCCTGAAAAACTGGATCTAGAATTATATAAAAAAGCCTCGGTTAGAAATACCATTTATTGGAATCCTTATGTTCATCCAGATAAGACAGGAAATGCGAGTGTGAATTATTTCAATACTAAGGTTGAGACTAAAGTAAAAGTAACTCTAGAGGGAATTACAAGTAATGGTATTCCTGTGGTTAAAAATCTTT
- a CDS encoding 6-bladed beta-propeller codes for MNIYSNQILKMVTLSFLFFISCNKPIKRENIETIQVNLKTEEVEVSFDDYFSSRKVIALETNENSIFSQIDRISFYEHKIFVLDRKLNSIFVFNENDGSFLYKIKNIGRGPQEYTGLMDFTIDEKNNNLVLYTHRPYGLYIHKLDGAFVKKVRLDNFYINMASIDGKILFLNRDVKNECLLFDYNLAKAEEQGFLDISDRDKTYSDHILGTPFLTKDKNIHLSFPYSETIYEKNEKGVEAKYYVDFGTQKMPEDIYKLKKSFRELFDYGETNNYGYGICNFRENKDYITFNYQLTNLAIYSKKTKKTKKIKRIINDDMVYGNYLAHDGNDNNFVLQYPAKVFKKQMNIYKEEDIWDKVPNHIKKLDSLVTDNDNPVLMIYKFK; via the coding sequence ATGAATATTTATTCAAATCAAATTTTGAAAATGGTTACTTTATCATTTCTTTTTTTTATCTCATGTAATAAACCAATTAAAAGAGAAAATATAGAAACTATTCAAGTTAATTTAAAAACTGAAGAAGTTGAGGTTTCATTTGATGATTATTTTAGTTCAAGAAAAGTAATCGCTTTAGAAACTAATGAAAATTCTATCTTTTCTCAAATTGACCGTATAAGTTTTTATGAACACAAAATTTTTGTCTTGGACAGAAAGTTAAATTCTATTTTCGTTTTTAACGAGAATGATGGTTCTTTTTTATATAAAATAAAAAATATTGGTAGAGGTCCTCAAGAATACACGGGTTTAATGGATTTTACTATTGATGAAAAAAACAATAATCTTGTACTCTATACTCATAGACCGTATGGCTTATATATCCATAAGTTAGACGGTGCATTTGTAAAAAAAGTAAGATTGGATAATTTTTACATTAACATGGCTTCTATTGATGGAAAGATATTATTTTTAAATAGGGACGTTAAAAATGAATGTTTATTATTTGATTATAATCTAGCTAAGGCTGAAGAACAAGGTTTTTTGGATATTAGTGATAGAGATAAAACATATTCAGATCATATTCTAGGCACTCCTTTTTTAACAAAAGATAAAAATATTCATTTAAGTTTTCCATATTCAGAAACAATTTACGAAAAGAATGAAAAAGGGGTAGAAGCCAAATATTATGTGGATTTTGGGACACAAAAAATGCCTGAAGATATTTATAAACTTAAGAAAAGTTTTAGAGAGTTATTTGATTATGGTGAAACCAATAATTATGGTTATGGTATTTGTAATTTTAGAGAAAATAAAGATTATATTACTTTCAATTATCAATTGACTAATTTGGCGATTTACTCAAAAAAGACAAAGAAGACAAAAAAGATTAAACGCATTATAAATGACGATATGGTGTATGGGAATTATCTAGCTCATGATGGGAATGATAATAATTTTGTTTTGCAATATCCGGCAAAAGTCTTTAAAAAACAAATGAATATATACAAAGAAGAAGATATTTGGGATAAGGTACCTAATCACATTAAGAAATTAGATAGTTTGGTTACTGATAATGATAACCCTGTGTTGATGATTTACAAATTCAAATAA